A genomic window from Emys orbicularis isolate rEmyOrb1 chromosome 8, rEmyOrb1.hap1, whole genome shotgun sequence includes:
- the LOC135883023 gene encoding cytochrome P450 4B1-like, whose translation MGPSWAWLHVDIYWIFYLAAVFCLTYALLKVIQLCRRRQQLLKALDCFPGPPRHWLYGHAHELQDQELNKVISWAEKYPCAHSVWFGGFLGFLNIYHPEYAKAVYSRGDPKADDFYHFFVPWTGKGLIVLHGPKWFQHRRLLTPAFHNDILKSYVSLMADSTKVMLDKWDKRITKDKSLDIFEDVGLMALDSMLKCTFSYQSNCQNSENIFLKAIRQLTAMVQERTRTFLYHNDLIYWFSPPGCRFRNACRIVHRHTEKVIKERKEWLKDERELEKIQKKRRLDFLDILLCAKDENGEGLPDEDLRAEADTFMFGGHDTTATGISWLLYCMALHPEHQQRCREEIKEILGDRETIQWNDLSNMPYTTMCIKESLRLYPPVPQVYRQLNQPVTFFDGRTLPEGSLVSLHIYALHRNPAVWKDPEVFDPLRFSQDNLSDQHSFAFMPFAAGPRNCIGQQFAMTELKVALALTLLRFELSPDLTTPPNEVTELILRSRTGIHLHLKKLS comes from the exons ATGGGGCCCTCCTGGGCCTGGCTGCATGTGGACATCTATTGGATTTTTTACCTGGCTGCTGTGTTTTGCCTGACCTATGCGCTGCTGAAAGTGATCCAGCTGTGTCGGAGGAGACAGCAACTGCTCAAAGCCCTAGATTGTTTCCCAGGCCCGCCAAGGCACTGGCTGTATGGCCATGCCCATGAG CTTCAAGATCAAGAACTCAACAAGGTCATATCTTGGGCAGAGAAATACCCATGTGCTCACTCTGTATGGTTTGGAGGTTTCTTAGGATTCCTGAATATCTACCACCCTGAATACGCCAAGGCCGTATATAGCAGAGGAG ATCCGAAGGCTGATGACTTCTATCATTTCTTTGTCCCATGGACTG GGAAAGGATTAATCGTTTTACATGGACCAAAGTGGTTCCAACACCGTAGACTGCTGACTCCTGCATTTCATAATGATATTTTGAAATCTTATGTGTCGCTGATGGCGGATTCCACCAAAGTGATGTTG GATAAATGGGACAAGCGGATAACAAAGGACAAGTCGTTGGATATCTTTGAGGACGTTGGCTTGATGGCTTTAGATAGCATGCTGAAATGCACCTTCAGTTATCAAAGCAACTGCCAAAACAG CGAGAATATATTTCTCAAAGCTATACGTCAGCTCACAGCCATGGTACAAGAGAGAACGAGGACGTTTCTGTACCACAATGACCTCATCTACTGGTTCAGTCCTCCTGGGTGTCGCTTCCGGAATGCCTGCAGAATAGTCCATCGCCATACAG AGAAGGTGATCAAAGAGAGGAAGGAGTGGCTCAAGGATGAACGAGAGCTCGAAAAGATCCAGAAGAAGAGGCGCCTGGACTTTCTGGATATTCTTTTATGTGCCAAG GATGAAAATGGAGAAGGATTACCTGATGAAGATCTACGTGCCGAGGCAGACACTTTCATGTTTGGGGGTCATGACACCACAGCAACTGGGATCTCCTGGCTCTTATACTGCATGGCCCTGCACCCAGAGCACCAGCAGAGATGCAGGGAGGAGATCAAGGAGATTCTGGGAGACAGAGAGACCATTCAGTG GAATGACCTTAGTAACATGCCCTACACCACCATGTGCATTAAAGAGAGCCTCCGCCTTTACCCTCCGGTACCTCAAGTGTATCGACAACTCAACCAACCAGTCACATTTTTCGATGGGAGGACTTTGCCAGAAG GTAGCTTAGTGTCTCTGCACATTTACGCTCTTCACAGAAACCCCGCGGTATGGAAAGATCCAGAG GTGTTTGACCCCCTGAGATTTTCACAAGACAACTTGTCTGATCAGCATTCCTTCGCCTTTATGCCCTTTGCTGCTGGACCACG GAACTGCATCGGGCAGCAGTTTGCCATGACTGAGTTGAAAGTGGCTCTTGCCCTAACCCTCCTCCGCTTCGAACTCTCACCTGACCTGACTACACCTCCTAATGAAGTAACTGAGCTTATCCTGCGCTCCAGGACTGGAATACACTTGCATTTAAAGAAACTTTCCTAA